CAGTGACTGCAGACCGAGAGTGCCCTCCATTTCAATACGTCAATGCAGCCATAGAGACACAGGCcattacacacaggcacatttaTCTAGACAGGAAAAATGGCAATTAaacgtgtgatgtgtgtgtgtttggtgacatttgatcatttttttCCCACAATATATGAGGGAGACAGAGAACGGAGCATgacactctctctcacacacacacacacacacacacacacacacacacacacacacacacacacacacacacacacacacacacacacacacacacacacacacacacacacgggataAAACTGAAGCCTTTCATTTCAAAGACGGGTCTGATGGGAAATGAGATTGTGTCAGACAATCAGGTAAGTGACACTGAAGCGACTGCTCCATGTTGTTAATCAAGAAGCATGTCACAGAAAGAGGGGAAAGGGGATAAGTAAAAAAGATGGTGGGTTTCATTTCTATGCAAAACAGTAGTAAGGAGGCCTACTATTCTGCTCTGTGTCACTGCACCCACAGACCTCAGCCTAGGACAGTGAAAGGAACATGTCTGTAGGATGTGACGACCCAGGTTGTTATTCCAGGACATGTTTGCGAGAGCTGGAGAGATTATATTAGTCACCAGTGCCACGCTCAAAGACTTCATTACCTTTTTGTGGTAGATGCTGCAGATGCCTCTCTCCAAGTCGGGCAAATGTGATAGCAGCGATCTGATGGAGCTTAAAGTCAGCGAGTCAGACTCCAAGATCTCCTGAACTGCATCCTGCCTCTCTAAGATGGACCTGAGGTTCAGGGAATGATACAGAAGCTAAGAATGAAAGGTGAAGATCAGAATGTTAACTTAGGATCAACAGTCAACGAAAGTCAGGGTTCGGATTTTGAAAAAAGGATCAACTTCCTCTTCAGATCAGACTGGCTGCTGGAACTGGTTTACCAGTGGTTTGACTCCAAATGAGATGTCAGTGAAAGCAGTGACTGCAATCATCCCTATCGCAGCCTGAGTTagttctgtttgtgctgtttagaTGATTATATGGATctttagcattttatttttggagAGGCAGATGtggagaataataataataataataataataataaatagcgCACTAAACCTTTCTAGGTATATATGCATtcagaaataattaaataaataaataaataataaaatgcacagtaaatatCGTGTATGCATGTCCGAGTTGTCTGCTGCTGCGCTGTGTGTTTTGGATTTAATGTGCCTGGGTGTAATCTGGGTTTTATCAATGTTGGAATTCTGTAGAAAAGCTGTATCTGTATAATCTGGGAGCAGTGTCCAATCTGCAGCTATAATCCCTGCACAGTGGGGGAGGGCGGGTCTCACGCACActtgcacgcacacgcacgcacacgcacgcacacacacacacaaacccaatcAATACAcggataaaaaataaaactacgCTGCAGAGCGGGGAACTAAAAGACGACTGCAACTGTGTAAGTGAGATGTGGTTTGTAGCAGAAGCACTGTGAGTCGATTGCAGCATTATTTCATAAAGCGATTGCCTCGAAAATACCATTTATGCCTTTTCACCCTGCAGCGTTTCTAAAAAGGGGGGAACTGCTGTGCTGGCTGACAAATAAGGACATGGTACCTTACATGCTTTTTAGCAACACTGACTTATTGGTGCTATGATGGAAAAGTTGATTCAAATCATGAACGCAAACAGAAAAAGGAGTGGCGCTCGCTTTAAAGTCCTTTAAGTTTTTCTTGCCCTTTCATTCATGCAGGACACGCAGCAGACACTCATTCACTATTCGGTTCTTTAATGCTGCAGACTTAAAGGTCATTAAATGCTATTTATTGACAAGTATATTAAAACGCTGTAATAGTGCCACTTGTTTTTACTACTGCTCCTCACATGGCTTTTAATTGTTCACATTAAACAGAATGCAGCTCCGCTTTCTGCTGCACAGCTACAGTCCTAGTTGTAATGTGAGGTCAGAGGTGTCCTATACTCACTGTGGGTCTCTGAGTGGCTGGCTAACCCACTTTCTGATCAGTCTCCTCCCAAATGAAGTGCGAGTGTGGTCCAACACCCATAACAGACTGCCTTTCGCGCCACCATCTGTCTgtgacacaaaaaaataaataaaaaaacagtttatgCAAACACACCTCCCAACTGAGCATAAAGGATCAgagtaaaatgtacaaaatgacATAATGCAGCCCTGTGACGGTTACTTCAGATGGGTGGAAAAAGACACGGTGCTGTAATTATTCAAAAAGCCAGCAGGTGAAGACAGAAGCATCCGGCTGAGTATACTTGAACTAGGCTTAAACTCGGCGATGTCTGACGCATGAAGCACAGCAGCGAGTCGTGCTGAACTTCTGAGCCCTCTCCAACGCACGCCTGACTAGATACTGAACATATTCTTGTGCTGGGAGAAGGGAAAAATTCAAGccttacatttttacagttcaCTGTGCAGCTGTACAAGACTGTATGAGAGAATTTCCAGCAGCGGCTGGTCTGGGTGCTGGAGGTTTAGTTAAATGAACACCTCACACTCCACCCTGAGAAGACGTCTCAACACCAGGACTACAAATAACGCACACCTAATCATCCCGTCACCTGTTTATTAAAGGAACACAATATTACCCTCACAAGGGCAAACCTCAATGAGAGCAGATGTTTCCTTCCAGCGCTTAGCATTTGTTACATGGAAGGTAATACTTTATAATAGTGCTGAAGACTCACTTTACCTGATTGTTGAGGATCTCTAGGTTCCTAAGAGTGGCAGCGTTGAGGATCATGACCTCGGACTCACAGGATAGACGTCGAAATGAGCTTCACAAAgcaaaaaacattatttcaatACAGCAGCTGGGTCAATATATAATTGGCTTATCAGTCTGTATACACCAATATCAACCTATCTATACATTTGCATAAAGTATGCAAGTAATTTCAATAACAGAAATCACTAGTACGACAGAAGAACAGGACATGCGTGTACCTTTCACTCCTAAGAACTCTCTCCAAGTTGAATTCTTGGAGGTACTGAATGAGCGGCCCCAGACAGCAGATCACTGGACTCTCCAAAGCCGCCACACACGACAAAGACGGAGATCCTGCAGAACACAAGCAAACAGAGCGTTCAGCCTCGCTCCTCAGTCCTTTCCACTGCTTTACAGGCAAAAGGCAAATTTACTCtaagtttttttaattaaaatgacgGGATTATATTATAGAAGGGACACAACCAAACACACCTTTGTCCACGTTGGTGCAATAGAACTCAGTGACTTTGTTCATCGCCGAGACGAACTCGAACTCGCCGCTGTCCCTCTTTTCAACTCTCACTCGGTCATCTGCCTGAGAGCTGGAGGGAAACAGTGCGAGGTCAGTGGTGTTACCGTAGAGACAAGTGAAGGAAACGGAACATCTGACCACTTCAACGCCAGTGAGGAAAATGAGATACGGTTCCATCGAGGGCTCCAACCTCCCTGTTacatagacacagacacacaaagctgaaCAGACACGTTcagtcttcctctgctgctccatcgCATCTCCCTATTGCTCCATTCACACTCTCTGCATTGCTGCTTTcaaggactctggtgctttgtcCCCTCTGTTGCCAGGGCAACCAAGGCAAACACGTGCCTTTGGACAGAGTGACGGagcatttttctttcttccgtTTCCTAATgctcataaacacaaacacgcagacacacataaaAGCATCTCCATCTTTTATTTTAGCTACTAGGTGAACTGGGCAGAAAAGACTACATAAAGGTGATCAATAGACAGAACATTGTCCCTGTAGAGCAACCAGGACCATTAATCTTTTAACCAGTCGATTCAACCATATTGCAAGGTTTACTAGAACAGCAGCAATTGCACATATTGATCCGGGGACAGagggctgcagcagcatttgTGCAAAACACTGACAGGACTGAGAACTTTGAGCCTTTATGGTGACTTCTTGTTTAGGGCTGGGTTCTATGCAAACAAAAATGGGAAGGCTGAACCGGATGGGTACGTTACCTgggaggtaaaaaaaaacagaaaagcaggaaatttattaaaataaaataagattcTGCTCAAAACTCATTAATGactggaaaaaaatataaaatatttttcagtAATATGTTTCTAAACCTTTCAGAAACTTTCTGATCCTGATGTGCTTTTGCATCTGTTTAACTGGTTCCTTTTAAACACGGCTGCTCCAAGTCTGCTTTTAtacagacgggggggggggactgggtGTCAAAATTCAATAGCAGTGTGTCTTTGCTGTCAACAGTTCGAACAAGGTCCAATTAATGCTGCTCACAATAACAAATTAAATCCCCATCATTTGAATGAACAGCCTCACCACAATTCTCCTCCAGTTCGTTGCTTTGTCCCTTTgggtatttgttttgtttagagtGCGGTGGTGATTATAGTCAATCTAAAGCAGCACTGTTGAAGGCAGAATCACAGGTCAGAGGTTAATGTGCTCAGCACATTAAACTGCTCAATTAATATCTATGGCTGCAGGGTCAACACCAGGCTCTGAGAGGCCCCAGTTAAATGTACACACAAGACAAAGTGTGTACTTTATGTATgttattttgatttttaatattaatctgCCACCTAACCAtttatatggaccaatgaaaaCTGATTGTTAATCCATGACTTTTAATCTTTAGAGAGGTGGAGGGGATGGATAATCCGTGTTGCCCTGAACCTTTTCACCTCATCATGACTCCAGGCTGTGGATGAGTAAAACAACTAACACTGCACACAGCTCCCGTCAAGCTCTCAGGGACTAATTACCTGCTGCCTGGACACCCATACATCCCATTGCCAGGGAGCCCGCCTCGTCAGCCCACCCCAGAGACAGAGGCTGCGAGCACACGTCAGCATTTGTTTTAAACGCTCACCTGAGTGGGTTTTACTGTAGCAAGTAGCAACAATGACGTTCATCGCGGTGCTGATGTTATTGGAATTCAAGTTCCTTTTAAAAACTGAATTACAGATCTGACACAACTAACTTCGAAATGTGAATATGAAGATGACAAATTTTGAGCTCGAGCCCGACAGAGCTGGCCTGTACTTGTATGGCACAGACCGCGAGAAGCGCCTCGACTCTGATGAGCAAAATGTTAGAGAGCAGCGTTGTTCAAACACAATAATTGGACTGGCCTTTACTGGCCCAACTCCACTATAATCACTGAACACAGACGGCTGGAAGGGGCGAcgcagaaacaaagaaaggaatACAAATTAACCACGCTTTGCAGATTTATATCCGCAGACGGGGAAAcggaaaaaagaacaaaaacagtgagtggaaataaaaaaaaggttaataatgAGAAATGTGTGCCATCAAGGAGTCAAAGACAAAAGAGGCAGAAAGTCACAGACATCTTACCCATTTACCCAACCATCCCCTTCTATCTAATCTAATCCACTCCACTCCCTCCcactcattcatttcattttcacagcATAATGCAATCACTGGCAGCCTCCAGAGGAAGCCGTCCCACCCGGTGAGAACACGCTGGGCGTACATTGTCGGCGAAGAAGAGCTCAATGGCGGCACAAAGGGAGGCAACAGGTTCCTGGAGCACAGCGGCTCAACGTCTCCATCGCTGGCGGCGCCGGTTCTGGCAAATTACCTGTCTGTACCTGGGGCTCCAGGGCCAAACACCAACTTGTGGCCACATTTCTAACTACTTCACACAAGTAATTCCAATTCAATACATTCATCTGAGGCATGcacaataattattttttgtaaaataaatagaagtatAGCAGCATCTAGTGGTGAGATCGCACCATTGAGATGCTTCAGGACTGCTTAGGACTAAGCCTGGTCCATGAGAACATGTTTTCTGAAGCCAAACCCAGGAGTTTGGCATCACAATAAGAAAAGAGACACGCTCCCTCAGTACAGCAGATAAAAAAATTCCATTCTTTTTCACATACTGAATCTTTAAACTTATCAATCTTTGCTGTGATTGAATCCAATGAGCATGATAAAAATCCATGTTAGAGCATCAATTACATACAAGCCCATTATTTACCTGCACAGGGAAATCTAAACACAATCCGTCAAAATGACTGCACTAAACACGTGAAGGCTGCACATGTCTATATCCACATATCTACTAACAAGGTACAGACTGCCCCCTAGTGTCCCCACGGTAGATTACCTTGCATTTGTGACGCTCTGCAGGAGTCTGCGGGTTTGTTCCGAGAGGTCAGAGGGCACCAGGATCTCCACAGGGTTGATCTTTAGGACGCGGCCCTCGAGCTCGGAGCGGGACGGACCGTCAGGGAAACAGTCCAGTAACACGTCTCCTGTGCTGGGCTGCACTgcctacatacacatacagacgTGTGGGTGTTTGCCATCATGGGAAATGACCACTGAAGCCTTTCTTTCAGTACAGGTGCAGTGCATAGCTGTGTAGTGTTCACTTTTTCAGACTCACCACCAGTCCAACAGTGAGCTGCTTCTTGAATTTGTCCCAGTTCTCGCTGATGCACAGCAGGAAGCTGTCAAGAGGGTCCAGGACCACGTCCTCCCTGTCCTCATCCCCCACATCCAGCAGTCTGCAGACTGGGTTCACATCTGTGAAGAGCCGTCAAGGACGTCTTTCTAGAGGCGTGAAAGCACAGGCTAAGAGGACCCACGCAGTCAGAAAGGATACCCTCTCCCACCAGAGTGGACTTCGTGTACAGAGCGCTGAGCTGACGAGTGAACAGAGCGTTTCTATTGGCCCCCGACGCCTTAATTGCCGACGTCTCCATCTGTTTGACCACACCAACCTAAAAGGTGAAGATACACAGGTGAGAAACAAAGAGACCAGAAACAACTCCAAACACCGCGCAGGACGTCTCACCTTGTGACCGTGGGACACCAGGCGTCGGACGTGAACGAACAAACGGTGTGTGGGGACGCTGCACGTCATGAAGTTGTGGTCCAGGTGACATGTGATGTTCAGCTCCTTTGCAGCAACCTGTTAACTCACAATATGGTTTAACCAGCACTGAAACAGCTTTAAGTCATCGACATGTTAGTTACATTATGGACTGGCTCTTCAGTTCTCACCTCTGCATCCTCTCCAAAGAACCTGTACTTGTAGCCACACTCCACAGCCAACAAGGCAtcgttgtgctgctgtttcagctggatgacctgctgctccagaggCGTGAACACGCTCCTGCGTCTGGAGGCGGCTCCCGAGTCTGGAGGAGGACTCCGCTCCGCACCACGCACCCTGCCTGGGCCTGACTTTGCAAACTGAGAGAAGCTGATCCCCTGCGAAGGAAAAATACACTATACAACAACATGTAACCATGCCAGAGTCAGCGCCTCCGGTTGCCTTGACGACACTTTACCAACGTCCTGTCTGAATCATAGCATGTACCTGTATGGAAGCAACCTGCCCTGAACTCTTTTCTTTAACgttctcctcttcatcctcctcctctgtgtcctgaAGCCTGGTTTCATGGCTGTGTGGACCTCTGACTCCCGGAGGAGTCCACGTGCCGCCTCCTGGCTCACAGCTCTGGCTGCTGCCGTCGTctaccttcctctcctccctctcgccGTCCTCGTGCTCCGTGCTGGGCTCAGCTGCGCAGGTGAAGCCCCTCAGCTTCTCTAGTGTGGAGGAACAAAGGCCCACGGCTCCTTTGCTCAAAGTTGGCCCAGTCTCTAAAGggacaaaacacaaataaaagacgGCTGAGTACACAAAACCAGGGCACCATATTGGAGAAACGTGCTGAACACGCCCACCTTTAGTGCCCAAACCCTCCAAGGGCACTTCCTGTGAGGAAAGCTTGGCGCGTTTTGGTGGCAAACCCAGATCCCCATCACAGGACGGCTTCTGCTGCAAAGCAACACCAGCACAGATTCTGTGATCAGCGTCACCTCAGTGAACCGCCAGCGTGTCGTCAGCGCTCGCGCTCGGCTCACCTTGCCTCTGCACAGCCGCGGCTCGTCGGGATGGCGGCTAATCCGGCTGCTTCGTCCGAAGTAGCGGCTAATGGAGGCCTGCGCGCCGCGGGCCTTGCTCGCGGACTTGGGCATGTTTCAACCTGCGCTGGGAAGCATCGTGACAACCCGAAACCCGGCGTTTAGCTGCAGCGGCCGGCGTTTGAAAACACGGCGGCGCGTTTGCTGAGATCACTCGGGCGCGCGAGTGACGCAAGCAAATCACAAAGTAAGACGGTTTCCGGTCACAGTCGCCTACATTTTTTTTAGCAGAAAAAGTTCAAGAACATGGATAGTTTACGTTTTCCTTACACTTAAGGTGCATTTACCTATGTGTTTTAGAGTAATCCTATTACACGAATGGACTGTGACCATTATATATTAACTACATAATTAACAACATCatattttgaaaatattgtATTTACTTCCGGCATGTGTACAAGTGACAATAAAGACAAcaatgatgatttttttttcataaatataCGAAGTctacttccatccatccattttcttaaccgcttactccctagtgcggggtcatgggggtgctggagcctatcccagctggctacgggcgagaggcagggtacaccctggacaggtcggcagtccatcgcagggcaacacatagacagacaaccattcactcacacactcacacctacgggcaatggagagaagccaatcaacctaatgcacgtctgtggactgtgggaggaagccggagaacccggagagaacccacgcaaacacggggagaacgtgcaaactccacacagaaaggcaccagggccgcctccgggaatcgaacccagaaccttcttgctgtgaggcgacagtgctacccacccaGACGAAGTCTACTTATCAAGTTGTAATATATTActtacacagtcacacagagtatttattattaaaatcgTTGTGGCTGGTCCTTCTGATGTACACTATACTGAGAGAAAGGAAACAATGGCAATCCTATAAACAAATCATTAGAAACCCCCAAGAAGGGCATTTATATTGTCTCTAAATTATAAGCCTGTCCAAAATCAAGATAAAGGAAGAACGCTAGACAGCAAAAAAGGAACTGACTCAGGTCATAAGATGACCGGATGGTTGAGTAACACTGTGCTACAATAAACATTAAAGATTTAAGCCACTGTGTGGAATTAGAGTTAAACAGTTAACTAATTTCTACCGAAGGGTTAAAACCAAAGATTaatatgttgtttgtttgtgttgctttagACTTTTAGCCACCAGGCACCAGCCTCTTGCTGTGACCGTGTAAttagttcagttcagttaattttactgcattttaaatggAACATTAATAGAATAATTGCAAATTTCTTGCATAACATGTTTTTAGACATACATTTGAAATGAAACGTCCATGCTCTATTGTAATCTAAGGGGTCATTTTAGGTTAAAGTTTTGCATTTGTTGTAAACCTCTCTATTTGAGTTGTGTACATGTACACAATAGTTCATGTTTTTTCCTGATTTACAGGATTCATTTTGAGAACCGTGACAATAAAGTAGCTAATGCTGCCGCTTTATTCAGGTCACTTGTCGGAGGCTTTGTGAGGAAATGCAAATGTTCTGACGGGGGACTGAGGAGTGGGCTGAAAGTCCCGGGTTCCTCTGCAGTTCTCGCTCTCACACTGTTGATTACCAGTGCGTTTCTGTTCACATTCACCATGCAGCTCTATGGAGCCCTGATCGTGTTTATGACTCTGTCCACAGGTAAGATGAGCTTAGCCAAGTTAAATCTGTGTGCTATGACCGATCAGTGTAACTTAAAGGAACATGTCAATGTTTGAATGTAAAAGCtaaatggaaatgaaagaaataGTGCTTATTTTAACACAACTAGGGATCAAATAAGTgaaatgtttatgttgtttgtttgcttttttatcaAAATCCAAACTTTACAACTTtgagtttattttttgtttaaaactCTGATGTTTACTGGtaattaaaaacatgtcaaGAGAAGGAATGAGCACATTTCTCAAAAAAAGCCGTTCAACAGAGCATCAGCTGTTATCTGGCTGTGCCATAGAGGCAGTAGGGTATATAAAGTTAAACTAGTAAGATGAGATTTTGTGCTACGCTAATCAAAGCCTGGTTCATTTCATCTTTACTttataaataatgaaaattaaaaacatgactCATTCTTGTATTCTTTACTTAGTCAAGATACTCTTTTTCACatccttgttttttgtgttcttcCTGAAATCCACCTTTGTCAGCGTTTTTAATGAAAAGCTCTGACAGCTTCTGATAACTAGTGAAACAATGTAGCTACTGAACAGCTGTGGTCCTGAACAGATGCAGTATGTGCTTgttgtctctgagcagcatgtgGCCTGAGATGCTACACGTGCACATTGGCCGACCCCAAATCCTGCACAGACTCCAAATCCTGTACCTTCATCTTCAACCGTTGTTTTTCTCTCAAAGCAGAAGGTACGTGTCTGTAACTATAGATATGTACCCCCTCAAACTAATCTGGTCATTAAACACactgtcatactgtatgtgctgtaaaCTGCATTCAGACAGGTTTATGTTTTCAGGTTATAATTTGGTGACCAAGGGCTGCCAGAGCAGCACATTGTGTGTCGGTGCCATGGACTGCTGTGAGGGAGACCTGTGTAATGGATCCGTACCCACTGGAGCcagtgtcctcctcctgctggcaTCTTCAGCCATCCTCACGCTCTTACTTTGAGTCCCCGTACAGCTACTACTGTATAACTGAGGCGATCCTGTTATGTCTACGCCTGTATCTGTATAAACTCCAAAAGACAGAAGGGTTGAATTTCTCCGGCACCTTCATTTGTGGCTTTTTTAAGACTAATGGGAATGCGGGGGCTCAGCATCAATCCACTCTGCTATTGGTGTCTTGTTCACGAGACATCAGAccttacagtacattttatatttagatATGTTTTAGGACACATTTCATAAAACGTAACTGACGTCCGAATCAGACACTTTGACACTTTGTGAGTTGCCAGTTAACATTTGTGAATAACAGCACATTGTGTCAGTTTCAAACTGACTGGAACCGGATCAGTCACTCTTTTCCTGCTGAGCTCCACGCATACACATACCCTGTTAAAATTAGAGTGACCCATGTCACATTTCTTTGTATCGCTACATGAAGTCGTTTTCAGTGGCCATGTTGAGAAGCGTACTGCATTTATAAACATTTATAACCAGTTATCATGATGGTACAGTTtgtaaaaaattaaatgttctGATGAGCTATGTGTCTGTTAGTGTATTTAAACAAAAGAACATCACTCAGTTATTTTACTCTTTAAAAcagatttgtaaatatttttttacaaaaatcCCCCAGATGGAGCATTTGCAGAATTTTAACCTCATGCTTTATGTTTCCTACTTAAATAGTTGCTGTTGCTAAAGACAAGACACAAGAATGCTGGGATGGTTAACTGGTGTCTGTGTGGAAGTCATTTCACATCTGTGATGTAGTGGAGTGATAAGTATTATTCTCTTTAAACTCAAG
Above is a window of Betta splendens chromosome 9, fBetSpl5.4, whole genome shotgun sequence DNA encoding:
- the msh3 gene encoding DNA mismatch repair protein Msh3 isoform X3, whose amino-acid sequence is MPKSASKARGAQASISRYFGRSSRISRHPDEPRLCRGKQKPSCDGDLGLPPKRAKLSSQEVPLEGLGTKETGPTLSKGAVGLCSSTLEKLRGFTCAAEPSTEHEDGEREERKVDDGSSQSCEPGGGTWTPPGVRGPHSHETRLQDTEEEDEEENVKEKSSGQVASIQGISFSQFAKSGPGRVRGAERSPPPDSGAASRRRSVFTPLEQQVIQLKQQHNDALLAVECGYKYRFFGEDAEVAAKELNITCHLDHNFMTCSVPTHRLFVHVRRLVSHGHKVGVVKQMETSAIKASGANRNALFTRQLSALYTKSTLVGEDVNPVCRLLDVGDEDREDVVLDPLDSFLLCISENWDKFKKQLTVGLVAVQPSTGDVLLDCFPDGPSRSELEGRVLKINPVEILVPSDLSEQTRRLLQSVTNASSQADDRVRVEKRDSGEFEFVSAMNKVTEFYCTNVDKGSPSLSCVAALESPVICCLGPLIQYLQEFNLERVLRSESSFRRLSCESEVMILNAATLRNLEILNNQTDGGAKGSLLWVLDHTRTSFGRRLIRKWVSQPLRDPQSILERQDAVQEILESDSLTLSSIRSLLSHLPDLERGICSIYHKKSTTQEFYLISSSLSRLGLELQALLPAIESQINSVLLRGLLLDSPDLLAPAHAFLRVLDEKAAKSGNKTELFSDLSGFPVLQERRGQIQSVLGEIQDHRREIRLKLKAPTLDYTTVSGQEFLIEVKNSLSSTVPPEWIKISSTKAVSRYHSPFLVERYKRLQQLREQLLLDCQREWTNFLEQFGEHYHIMKRAISHLATVDCLFSLAEVAKQGDYCRPEVCPSQSQIIIRDGRHPAIDVLMGEHSQYVPNHTELQGDGRRAMIITGPNMGGKSSYIRQVALICVMAQMGSYIPASGAQLGVLDGIYTRMGASDNIYKGRSTFMEELTEASDIISHATERSLVILDELGRGTSTHDGIAIAYATLEYFIRDVKALTLFVTHYPPLCELERVYPRLVTNYHMAFLLNEPDAAAAPADEEEAHPQFITFLYQLTRGAAGRSYGLNVARLADVPDSILRTAARKSRELEATVSTRRRNKKLLSGLWSVSDRASLLEWLQSHS
- the msh3 gene encoding DNA mismatch repair protein Msh3 isoform X1, translated to MPKSASKARGAQASISRYFGRSSRISRHPDEPRLCRGKQKPSCDGDLGLPPKRAKLSSQEVPLEGLGTKETGPTLSKGAVGLCSSTLEKLRGFTCAAEPSTEHEDGEREERKVDDGSSQSCEPGGGTWTPPGVRGPHSHETRLQDTEEEDEEENVKEKSSGQVASIQCIFPSQGISFSQFAKSGPGRVRGAERSPPPDSGAASRRRSVFTPLEQQVIQLKQQHNDALLAVECGYKYRFFGEDAEVAAKELNITCHLDHNFMTCSVPTHRLFVHVRRLVSHGHKVGVVKQMETSAIKASGANRNALFTRQLSALYTKSTLVGEDVNPVCRLLDVGDEDREDVVLDPLDSFLLCISENWDKFKKQLTVGLVAVQPSTGDVLLDCFPDGPSRSELEGRVLKINPVEILVPSDLSEQTRRLLQSVTNASSQADDRVRVEKRDSGEFEFVSAMNKVTEFYCTNVDKGSPSLSCVAALESPVICCLGPLIQYLQEFNLERVLRSESSFRRLSCESEVMILNAATLRNLEILNNQTDGGAKGSLLWVLDHTRTSFGRRLIRKWVSQPLRDPQSILERQDAVQEILESDSLTLSSIRSLLSHLPDLERGICSIYHKKSTTQEFYLISSSLSRLGLELQALLPAIESQINSVLLRGLLLDSPDLLAPAHAFLRVLDEKAAKSGNKTELFSDLSGFPVLQERRGQIQSVLGEIQDHRREIRLKLKAPTLDYTTVSGQEFLIEVKNSLSSTVPPEWIKISSTKAVSRYHSPFLVERYKRLQQLREQLLLDCQREWTNFLEQFGEHYHIMKRAISHLATVDCLFSLAEVAKQGDYCRPEVCPSQSQIIIRDGRHPAIDVLMGEHSQYVPNHTELQGDGRRAMIITGPNMGGKSSYIRQVALICVMAQMGSYIPASGAQLGVLDGIYTRMGASDNIYKGRSTFMEELTEASDIISHATERSLVILDELGRGTSTHDGIAIAYATLEYFIRDVKALTLFVTHYPPLCELERVYPRLVTNYHMAFLLNEPDAAAAPADEEEAHPQFITFLYQLTRGAAGRSYGLNVARLADVPDSILRTAARKSRELEATVSTRRRNKKLLSGLWSVSDRASLLEWLQSHS
- the msh3 gene encoding DNA mismatch repair protein Msh3 isoform X2 yields the protein MPKSASKARGAQASISRYFGRSSRISRHPDEPRLCRGKKPSCDGDLGLPPKRAKLSSQEVPLEGLGTKETGPTLSKGAVGLCSSTLEKLRGFTCAAEPSTEHEDGEREERKVDDGSSQSCEPGGGTWTPPGVRGPHSHETRLQDTEEEDEEENVKEKSSGQVASIQCIFPSQGISFSQFAKSGPGRVRGAERSPPPDSGAASRRRSVFTPLEQQVIQLKQQHNDALLAVECGYKYRFFGEDAEVAAKELNITCHLDHNFMTCSVPTHRLFVHVRRLVSHGHKVGVVKQMETSAIKASGANRNALFTRQLSALYTKSTLVGEDVNPVCRLLDVGDEDREDVVLDPLDSFLLCISENWDKFKKQLTVGLVAVQPSTGDVLLDCFPDGPSRSELEGRVLKINPVEILVPSDLSEQTRRLLQSVTNASSQADDRVRVEKRDSGEFEFVSAMNKVTEFYCTNVDKGSPSLSCVAALESPVICCLGPLIQYLQEFNLERVLRSESSFRRLSCESEVMILNAATLRNLEILNNQTDGGAKGSLLWVLDHTRTSFGRRLIRKWVSQPLRDPQSILERQDAVQEILESDSLTLSSIRSLLSHLPDLERGICSIYHKKSTTQEFYLISSSLSRLGLELQALLPAIESQINSVLLRGLLLDSPDLLAPAHAFLRVLDEKAAKSGNKTELFSDLSGFPVLQERRGQIQSVLGEIQDHRREIRLKLKAPTLDYTTVSGQEFLIEVKNSLSSTVPPEWIKISSTKAVSRYHSPFLVERYKRLQQLREQLLLDCQREWTNFLEQFGEHYHIMKRAISHLATVDCLFSLAEVAKQGDYCRPEVCPSQSQIIIRDGRHPAIDVLMGEHSQYVPNHTELQGDGRRAMIITGPNMGGKSSYIRQVALICVMAQMGSYIPASGAQLGVLDGIYTRMGASDNIYKGRSTFMEELTEASDIISHATERSLVILDELGRGTSTHDGIAIAYATLEYFIRDVKALTLFVTHYPPLCELERVYPRLVTNYHMAFLLNEPDAAAAPADEEEAHPQFITFLYQLTRGAAGRSYGLNVARLADVPDSILRTAARKSRELEATVSTRRRNKKLLSGLWSVSDRASLLEWLQSHS